The sequence GTTCGGGATACCTGCTTACCGTGGACACGGGCGAGTCTGAGGTTACCGTCCTCGTGCCGAAGGTTCTCCTCGTCTTTAACGACTTCAATGTGAAGGTCGGCGACATGATATACGCTCCAGGAATAGTCTACCTTTACAAGGGCACCTCACCTGAGATAGTCGTCAGGAATCTCTCCCAGGTCTCGGTGACGCCAATTGAAGAAGCCCCGCTCGTCCAGATAAGCGAGGCGCACGGCTATCCGGGAATGGTTATGGCCGTTAAGGGCTCCCTCGCTGGCATAACCTACGAGAGCGGCCGCTACGTGGTGACCCTTACCGACGGTCAGAACTACCTTGACGCCGTTGTCCCGCGCGAGATTCTCGCAAACCTCGACCCGTTCAGAGTATCAAGCGAGAGCACCATTAAGGTTGCCGGAAAGATGGGAGACGACGGCAGGCTCGTTGCGGCTTACCTGGCTGTCGTCGAGCCCGTTGAGACCGAGTTCAGGCCCATAGGAACCCTAACCTCAGACATGCTCGGCTCGATAGTCGCGGTCAGGGGCAACATTGCGGAAGTCGTCAGGATAGGATCTAACCTCAAGCTCGTCATTGACGATGGAACAGGAAAGATTGACGTCTTCATTCCGTCAGCCACCCTCGCCGAGATTTCCAACGAGACAATGGACAAGCTCAAGGATGGCCTCGGTGTTGAGGTTGGTGGATACCTTGAGGAGTACCGCGGTGCACTTGAGGTCGTGGTCTACACAGGATCCGGTATAAGGGCCCTCGGAGAACCAGTTCCGCCTCAGACCATAGAACTCCCGAAGGTCAATGCCTCCCAGCTCGCTGACTACAAGGGCCAGCTTGTTGAGTTCGTTGGCTCTTTGGAGAGCATAACATACGTCGACGGCACCTACTACCTCACAGTTGACGGTGTCAAGGTCTCCCTTTCGAGGGATGCACTACTCAACCTCAACCCGATCGAAGCGGGCACCGGCAGCCAGGTCGTTGTGAAGGGTCTCGTGGTCAATGAGAGCCTTGTGAAAGGCGAGAACCTCACAGTTGAAGTGCCCGTGGCCCCGGTTCCGCTCAAGCCAGACGAGGTCACTACGGAGATGGAGGGTCAGCTCGTCGTGGTCGTCGGCAAGGTCACAGACGTGGCAAACCTCAGCGGCAACCTCAAGATAACCATAGGCAGTCTCCCGATCTTCGTTCCGAGAACGACCGCCAATGAACTGGCTTATGTCCCGGCCGAGGGCGACCTCGTGCAGGTTGGTGGATACGTTGAAATCTACCAGGGCGAGCCGGAGGTCGTTCTCTTCCACCCGCTCGCCGTTGAAAAGCTCCAGCAGAGCGGGCCCGTCGAGGGAACGGTCTCTGACCTGGAAACGGCCGTCGAGCCGCTCCTCCTGACGGTCACCTGGGACTCAATTGCTTACCAGGGGCCCGACTACGCCCTAACCGTCAGCGATTCCACCGGAAGCACGACACTCCTCGCCGAGCGCTCGCTCCTCCTCAACCCGCTCGAAGCCGGAACGGGAAGCACCCTCAAGATAGTTGCTGACCCACTCTCCGGCAGGATAACCCAGCTTGAGGTCAGCAAGGCCAAACCCTCGCCACTTCTCAGCACGGGTGCCGTTGATCTCTCCATGAAGGGCAAAACAGTCGCTGTGAATGGAACCGTCGTGGACGTGGCAGTTATAGGAAGCAGTCTCAAGCTGAGAGTTGACGACGGAAGCGGTGAGATAACTGTCTTCATACCTGGCGGAGCCGACCTCAGCGTCGAGGAGGGCCAGAGCGTTCTCCTCGCGGGCTACGTTGACGAGTACAACGGTGAGGTAGAAATAGTCGTCTACGACCTCAACGCTGTCGTGGTGAGCGAGAAACCTTCAGGAGGAAGTGCCGAAACAAACGAGGTAAAAGTCGCCGAGCTTTCAAGCGCTACCGGAGTCGTTAATCTCACAGTGGTATGGGACGGGCTTAGCTACAACAACGGCTACGTCATGAAAGTCCACGACGACAGCGGAAGTGCAGAGCTCCCAGTTCCAAGGGAGCTCCTTCCAGACCCGAGGGAAGCTGGAAGCGGAAGCACCCTCAGGATAACCTACGACGCTGACGCCAAGAAGGTCGTCTCCATAACCGTTGTTGAGGCAGTCCCGGCGGAGGAGCTCAAGACCGGCAAGGTCACCCTTGACCTGCTCGGAAAGACCGTCGTTGTCGAGGGCACCGTTAAGGACGTCTATGTGGGCAGTTCCTTCATCAAGCTTACCGTAGACGACGGAAGCGGCGAGCTGGTGGTATTCATTCCGAAGAGCGTCGCTGGAGACATGAGCTTCGAGAAGGGCCAGACGGTCAGAGTAGCGGGCTACGTCTCGGAGTACAAGGGAACCGTTGAGGTCATTCCCTACAGGACTGACTGCATTGAGGTGAGGTGATGGCCATGATCCCCCTCTCTGACCTTTTACTTTGGTCGTTCGCCGGAGTGCTGTTCGGATCATTAATCTCGTGGATTCCAGGGTTCCACATATTTAACATAATGGCCCTGCTCGTGGCGGTCTTCGGCGTCGGTGAGCTGATACCAGTGCAGGCCTTCCCGTTCTTCGCCATAGGGGCCATAGTGGCTTACGCCTACGTGAGCGCGATATCGAGCGTCTACTTCAGCGTCGCCGACGAGAGCGCGGTGTTCCTCCTCTTCCCGACCCAGCGCTACCTGCTCCTTGGCAGGGGGCATGAGGCAGTGCTCCTCTACCTCATCGGGGCAGTTGCCGGAACCCTCGTTCTCGTACTGGGCGCACTCTTCGTATTCCCGAAGGTACTGCCACCGATCTACCAGGCGACCAGCCCGTACATAACTTACTTCCTTGTGGCCATAGTGGTCTTCATGTTCATGAGCGAGTGGCCCAAGGAAGGCGACCGCGGAAAAACACCCCTTCAGAGGCTCTGGCTGGCATGGAGACAGATACTCGGCGGAATTGCTGTTTTCCTCCTCTCTGGTATCCTCGGGTTTGCGGTAATGAACACCAACCTCCTTCCGACGACGAGCGCCTACACCAGGCTTACGCCGATGTTCATAGGCTTCTTCGGGATGTCGTGGGTTCTCCTCAACATACTCTCCAATCCGCCGATGCTCCCG is a genomic window of Thermococcus guaymasensis DSM 11113 containing:
- a CDS encoding OB-fold nucleic acid binding domain-containing protein, producing the protein MVSNSSRGNDNSKEEQKRLYYHGLKEQKKIDVSRLKYISLIIAVLGVALILIAAQGAQAPLMKVNDVYGNYLMNYAVVRINGTVVTVPYVSQSGGKLTVTFTVDDGTGQIDVRVYSPLADEMLEKGVIPFPGDNVTAEVQLRVRETYTYSMLQYLEGLRFNSKLYSENPQVVKSLTTDMANTYVAVEGIVTEFSNVSSGYLLTVDTGESEVTVLVPKVLLVFNDFNVKVGDMIYAPGIVYLYKGTSPEIVVRNLSQVSVTPIEEAPLVQISEAHGYPGMVMAVKGSLAGITYESGRYVVTLTDGQNYLDAVVPREILANLDPFRVSSESTIKVAGKMGDDGRLVAAYLAVVEPVETEFRPIGTLTSDMLGSIVAVRGNIAEVVRIGSNLKLVIDDGTGKIDVFIPSATLAEISNETMDKLKDGLGVEVGGYLEEYRGALEVVVYTGSGIRALGEPVPPQTIELPKVNASQLADYKGQLVEFVGSLESITYVDGTYYLTVDGVKVSLSRDALLNLNPIEAGTGSQVVVKGLVVNESLVKGENLTVEVPVAPVPLKPDEVTTEMEGQLVVVVGKVTDVANLSGNLKITIGSLPIFVPRTTANELAYVPAEGDLVQVGGYVEIYQGEPEVVLFHPLAVEKLQQSGPVEGTVSDLETAVEPLLLTVTWDSIAYQGPDYALTVSDSTGSTTLLAERSLLLNPLEAGTGSTLKIVADPLSGRITQLEVSKAKPSPLLSTGAVDLSMKGKTVAVNGTVVDVAVIGSSLKLRVDDGSGEITVFIPGGADLSVEEGQSVLLAGYVDEYNGEVEIVVYDLNAVVVSEKPSGGSAETNEVKVAELSSATGVVNLTVVWDGLSYNNGYVMKVHDDSGSAELPVPRELLPDPREAGSGSTLRITYDADAKKVVSITVVEAVPAEELKTGKVTLDLLGKTVVVEGTVKDVYVGSSFIKLTVDDGSGELVVFIPKSVAGDMSFEKGQTVRVAGYVSEYKGTVEVIPYRTDCIEVR
- a CDS encoding tripartite tricarboxylate transporter permease, whose amino-acid sequence is MIPLSDLLLWSFAGVLFGSLISWIPGFHIFNIMALLVAVFGVGELIPVQAFPFFAIGAIVAYAYVSAISSVYFSVADESAVFLLFPTQRYLLLGRGHEAVLLYLIGAVAGTLVLVLGALFVFPKVLPPIYQATSPYITYFLVAIVVFMFMSEWPKEGDRGKTPLQRLWLAWRQILGGIAVFLLSGILGFAVMNTNLLPTTSAYTRLTPMFIGFFGMSWVLLNILSNPPMLPQKLDDKVESSVYNTLKATFGGALGGTIAAVYPIITGGMGALVAGHITSQRGDDAFIISQGVNRVIYYVGAFTLLFLPNLRLTRGAAAWLVSSVYTPKSYAEYLAAIGVILLSAGISFLFTYYLSKLIARSFTVVHIRKLSYIVAVVLVVISYVLTGPMGVVVLFVSTAIGMMAAAFNTRRSYCLGGLVLPVLISMTGHTGEVMHLLGLG